The Nocardioides sp. S5 genome includes a window with the following:
- a CDS encoding response regulator transcription factor, with product MVRVMVVDDHPMWRDAVERDLQAAGHDVVAVASNGREAMARFPASAPQVVVLDLQLPDHSGVQVTSMMLEHDPTARVLILSASGEQADVLEAIKAGATGYLVKSASSAELIDAVTRVADGDTVFTPGLAGLVLGEFRRIADGPADDPRDQLTERETEILKMVATGMSYKQIAARLVLSHRTVQNHVQNTLRKLQMNNRVQLTRWAIEHGLDEGPA from the coding sequence ATGGTGAGGGTGATGGTGGTCGACGACCACCCGATGTGGCGCGATGCCGTCGAGCGCGACCTGCAGGCCGCCGGGCACGACGTCGTGGCGGTCGCGTCCAACGGCCGTGAGGCGATGGCGCGCTTCCCCGCGTCCGCGCCGCAGGTCGTCGTGCTCGACCTCCAGCTGCCGGACCACAGCGGGGTGCAGGTCACGAGCATGATGCTCGAGCACGACCCGACCGCGCGGGTGCTGATCCTGTCGGCGAGCGGCGAGCAGGCCGACGTCCTCGAGGCGATCAAGGCCGGTGCCACCGGCTACCTGGTGAAGTCTGCGTCCAGCGCCGAGCTCATCGACGCGGTCACCCGTGTCGCCGACGGCGACACCGTCTTCACGCCCGGCCTCGCCGGGCTGGTCCTCGGCGAGTTCCGCCGCATCGCCGACGGTCCGGCCGACGACCCTCGCGACCAGCTCACCGAGCGCGAGACCGAGATCCTCAAGATGGTCGCCACCGGCATGAGCTACAAGCAGATCGCCGCGCGGCTGGTGCTCTCGCACCGCACGGTGCAGAACCACGTCCAGAACACGCTGCGCAAGCTGCAGATGAACAACCGCGTCCAGCTCACCCGCTGGGCCATCGAGCACGGCCTCGACGAAGGCCCTGCCTGA
- a CDS encoding flavin reductase has product MTIHPGHPFPTPDDPVRRLRGRIGATVSLWTAGTSDDDRAGLTVSSWLVAGGEPGRVLGLLDPDADLTDVLLGTGRGVVQVLGWPDRDLADVFAGTAPAPGGPWRTTGWEWTDHGPRLAHATTWATVEVEQDVEVGWSRLVTCVLREVEVGDDDAPLVHRRGRYLPPGD; this is encoded by the coding sequence GTGACCATCCACCCGGGCCACCCGTTCCCGACCCCCGACGACCCCGTACGCCGCCTGCGCGGACGGATCGGCGCAACCGTGTCGCTGTGGACGGCCGGCACCTCCGACGACGACCGGGCCGGGCTGACGGTGTCGTCGTGGCTGGTGGCGGGCGGCGAGCCCGGTCGGGTGCTGGGTCTGCTCGACCCCGACGCCGACCTCACCGACGTGCTGCTCGGGACCGGACGCGGGGTCGTCCAGGTGCTCGGCTGGCCGGACCGCGACCTGGCCGACGTCTTCGCGGGCACCGCACCTGCGCCCGGCGGCCCGTGGCGGACCACCGGGTGGGAGTGGACCGACCACGGCCCGCGCCTGGCGCACGCGACCACGTGGGCCACGGTGGAGGTCGAGCAGGACGTCGAGGTCGGGTGGTCGCGACTGGTGACCTGCGTGCTGCGCGAGGTCGAGGTCGGCGACGACGACGCGCCGCTCGTCCACCGGCGGGGTCGTTACCTCCCTCCGGGTGACTAG
- a CDS encoding DUF5931 domain-containing protein — MTTRGGSPAAEPRTDSAFAVEDRLYAALALVRVVVTLNMVGLNAYRRDNFDHPTVGLAIVVTLALWTGVAIWLYHDRARRTPALLLVDLAIVLAAMAVTPWVKSPDFNVTIPGFWVMGALLAWAIHWHWRGGLVAAVLIAASDLLPRSEVDQGIYGNVFLILIGGPIVGFMCASLQRMARERDAAERAAAAAEERTRLARAVHDGVLQVLAMTQRRGAAAGGEWAELGRLAGEQERSLRSLIRQQDTVPAATGGRVDLAGALEAMATAHPVRVEVATPGGAVLVDAHVVSETVAAVRACLDNVAAHAGDGAAAWVLAQAGRDEITVSVRDDGPGIDPGRLREAAAEGRLGVVSSIAGRIEELGGTATVQSGSWGTEWELTVPLA; from the coding sequence CTGACCACGCGCGGGGGGTCGCCGGCAGCGGAGCCGCGGACCGACTCGGCCTTCGCCGTCGAGGACCGGCTCTACGCAGCGCTCGCGCTGGTGCGTGTGGTGGTCACGCTCAACATGGTCGGCCTCAACGCCTACCGCCGCGACAACTTCGACCACCCCACGGTCGGCCTGGCGATCGTGGTAACGCTCGCCCTCTGGACGGGCGTCGCGATCTGGCTCTACCACGACCGCGCACGGCGTACGCCTGCGCTGCTGCTCGTCGACCTGGCCATCGTGCTGGCTGCGATGGCGGTGACGCCGTGGGTGAAGTCGCCCGACTTCAACGTCACCATCCCGGGCTTCTGGGTGATGGGCGCCCTGCTTGCCTGGGCCATCCACTGGCACTGGCGCGGCGGCCTCGTCGCCGCCGTCCTCATCGCCGCCTCCGACCTCCTGCCGCGCTCGGAGGTCGACCAGGGCATCTACGGCAACGTCTTCCTGATCCTCATCGGGGGGCCGATCGTCGGCTTCATGTGCGCCTCGCTCCAGCGGATGGCGCGCGAGCGTGACGCCGCCGAGCGCGCGGCCGCGGCCGCGGAGGAGCGCACCCGGCTGGCGCGAGCCGTGCACGACGGGGTGCTCCAGGTGCTGGCGATGACGCAGCGGCGCGGGGCGGCGGCCGGCGGGGAGTGGGCCGAGCTCGGCAGGCTCGCGGGGGAGCAGGAGAGGAGCCTGCGCTCGCTCATCCGCCAGCAGGACACCGTGCCGGCGGCCACCGGCGGCCGGGTCGACCTGGCCGGGGCGCTGGAGGCGATGGCGACCGCGCACCCGGTGCGCGTCGAGGTGGCCACGCCGGGAGGTGCGGTGCTCGTCGACGCGCACGTGGTGTCCGAGACCGTCGCGGCCGTGCGCGCGTGCCTGGACAACGTCGCGGCGCACGCGGGCGACGGTGCGGCTGCGTGGGTGCTGGCGCAGGCGGGTCGCGACGAGATCACGGTCTCGGTGCGTGACGACGGCCCCGGCATCGACCCGGGGCGCCTCCGGGAAGCGGCTGCGGAGGGACGGCTGGGCGTGGTGTCGTCGATCGCGGGCCGCATCGAGGAGCTCGGTGGCACCGCGACGGTCCAGAGCGGGTCGTGGGGGACCGAGTGGGAGCTGACGGTCCCGCTAGCGTGA
- a CDS encoding lysophospholipid acyltransferase family protein encodes MLYWFLKWIALGPVLRLVFRPKAFGVGHVPEEGPAILASNHLSYADWLFMPLTLNRRVTFVAKAEYFTSPGIKGWFQKKFFSGAGQVPIDRSGANAAEGAMKSAMKILAEGDLFGIYPEGTRSHDGKLYRGKTGVARLALETGAPVIPCAVVGTDVVAPAGKVYGSWTRPVVRFGKPLDFSRYAGMENDRYILRSITDEIMYEIMRLSGQEYVDLYASKAKELDKEKARKAAAEQVERDKAGSGPEQKAS; translated from the coding sequence GTGCTCTATTGGTTCCTGAAGTGGATCGCCCTCGGGCCGGTGCTGCGACTCGTCTTCCGGCCCAAGGCCTTCGGCGTCGGCCACGTGCCGGAGGAGGGTCCGGCCATCCTCGCCAGCAACCACCTGTCCTACGCCGACTGGCTGTTCATGCCGCTCACGCTCAACCGGCGCGTCACCTTCGTGGCCAAGGCGGAGTACTTCACCTCGCCCGGCATCAAGGGCTGGTTCCAGAAGAAGTTCTTCTCCGGCGCCGGCCAGGTGCCGATCGACCGCTCCGGCGCCAACGCCGCTGAAGGGGCCATGAAGTCCGCGATGAAGATCCTCGCCGAGGGCGACCTCTTCGGGATCTACCCCGAGGGCACCCGCTCGCACGACGGCAAGCTCTACCGCGGCAAGACCGGCGTCGCCCGCCTCGCGCTCGAGACCGGTGCACCGGTGATCCCGTGCGCGGTCGTCGGCACCGACGTGGTCGCACCGGCAGGCAAGGTCTACGGGTCGTGGACGCGTCCGGTGGTGAGGTTCGGCAAGCCGCTCGACTTCTCGCGCTACGCCGGGATGGAGAACGACCGCTACATCCTGCGTTCGATCACCGACGAGATCATGTACGAGATCATGCGGCTCTCGGGCCAGGAGTACGTCGACCTCTACGCCAGCAAGGCCAAGGAGCTCGACAAGGAGAAGGCCCGCAAGGCGGCCGCAGAGCAGGTCGAGCGGGACAAGGCCGGCAGCGGGCCGGAGCAGAAGGCGTCCTGA
- a CDS encoding alpha/beta fold hydrolase yields MRIPFRGAQEAPLDPALVAPMSTAARPELTGGRRIGVLVQHGFTGNPVSMRPWAEDLAARGYAVEMPLLPGHGTRWQDLNKVTWADWVATVEGALDKLAAENDAVVAVGLSMGGALCLRLAADHGDQLAGIVIVNAAVDTLRKDVKLLPALKHLVPGFPGIANDIKKPGADEHGYPTTPLKAAASMFAGYAELRRDLPRITIPVLFFRSAEDHVVDISSSRALNAGLSSKDFEERVLEDSYHVATLDNDAPRIFAESAEFIERVTAEQQG; encoded by the coding sequence GTGAGGATCCCCTTCCGTGGCGCCCAGGAGGCGCCCCTCGACCCCGCACTGGTCGCTCCGATGTCCACCGCCGCCAGGCCCGAGCTCACCGGCGGGCGCCGCATCGGCGTACTGGTGCAGCACGGCTTCACCGGCAACCCGGTCTCCATGCGGCCCTGGGCCGAGGACCTCGCCGCCCGCGGCTACGCGGTCGAGATGCCGCTGCTGCCGGGGCACGGGACGCGCTGGCAGGACCTCAACAAGGTGACGTGGGCGGACTGGGTCGCCACCGTCGAGGGCGCGCTCGACAAGCTGGCGGCGGAGAACGACGCGGTCGTCGCCGTCGGGTTGTCCATGGGCGGCGCGCTGTGCCTGCGCCTGGCGGCCGACCACGGCGACCAGCTCGCCGGCATCGTGATCGTCAACGCCGCCGTCGACACGCTGCGCAAGGACGTCAAGCTGCTGCCGGCGCTCAAGCACCTCGTGCCCGGCTTCCCCGGGATCGCGAACGACATCAAGAAGCCCGGAGCGGACGAGCACGGCTACCCCACGACGCCCCTGAAGGCGGCCGCCTCGATGTTCGCCGGCTACGCCGAGCTGCGTCGCGACCTGCCGCGGATCACGATCCCGGTGCTGTTCTTCCGCTCGGCCGAGGACCACGTCGTGGACATCTCGTCCTCGCGCGCGCTCAACGCCGGCCTGTCCTCGAAGGACTTCGAGGAGCGCGTGCTCGAGGACAGCTATCACGTCGCCACCCTCGACAACGACGCCCCGCGGATCTTCGCGGAGTCGGCGGAGTTCATCGAGCGGGTCACCGCCGAGCAGCAGGGATAG
- a CDS encoding TIGR00300 family protein, which translates to MGAKETVEVTGHLMDTGILSRILDDIRDYGGDYVLDQFEVGHETHDPSSARITVEADDDESLQRLLMRLQTRGVNPMSLAEASTCPAERDGVLPDGFYATTNLDTRVHIDGAWHDVENPEMDCGLVVDPSPPALRVRTVPMTDVRTGMRVVVGTAGIKVSVPDRDDGVDRFATVEAELAGERPQAVLVRQVADGMRQARADGKRLLWVVGPGVVHTGAVPALVALVRAGFVDVLFAGNALATRDIETALYGTSIGVEVSTQGGEHGHEHRVRALNTIRKAGSIEAAVAEGTLTSGIMHALVTDRKPFVLVGSVRDDGPLPDVHTDVLAGQRAMRAEIRDVGYCLMLAAQLHAIATVSILPASVPLVCVDLDPATVTRIVDRGTSRGRGIVTDVGLFLEQLALELVPGYPRD; encoded by the coding sequence GTGGGTGCGAAGGAGACGGTGGAGGTCACGGGCCACCTCATGGACACCGGCATCCTGTCGCGCATCCTCGACGACATCCGCGACTACGGCGGCGACTACGTCCTCGACCAGTTCGAGGTCGGCCACGAGACCCACGACCCCAGCAGCGCGCGCATCACCGTCGAGGCCGACGACGACGAGTCGCTCCAGCGGCTCCTGATGCGCCTGCAGACCCGTGGGGTCAACCCGATGAGCCTGGCAGAGGCCTCGACGTGCCCAGCCGAGCGCGACGGGGTCCTCCCGGACGGCTTCTACGCCACCACGAACCTCGACACGCGCGTGCACATCGACGGCGCGTGGCACGACGTGGAGAACCCCGAGATGGACTGCGGGCTCGTCGTGGACCCCTCGCCACCGGCCCTGCGGGTCCGCACCGTCCCGATGACCGACGTCCGCACCGGCATGCGCGTCGTCGTCGGCACGGCCGGCATCAAGGTGTCGGTCCCGGACCGCGACGACGGGGTCGACAGGTTCGCCACCGTCGAGGCCGAGCTCGCGGGCGAGCGCCCGCAGGCCGTGCTCGTGCGCCAGGTCGCCGACGGCATGCGACAGGCGCGCGCCGACGGCAAGCGGCTGCTCTGGGTCGTCGGGCCGGGGGTGGTCCACACCGGGGCCGTCCCCGCGCTGGTCGCCCTCGTCCGTGCGGGGTTCGTCGACGTGCTCTTCGCCGGCAACGCACTCGCCACGCGCGACATCGAGACCGCTCTCTACGGCACGAGCATCGGTGTCGAGGTGTCCACCCAGGGCGGCGAGCACGGCCACGAGCACCGCGTGCGCGCCCTCAACACCATCCGCAAGGCTGGCTCGATCGAGGCGGCGGTGGCCGAGGGCACCCTGACGAGCGGGATCATGCACGCACTGGTCACGGACCGGAAGCCGTTCGTGCTCGTCGGTTCGGTGCGCGACGACGGACCACTGCCGGACGTCCACACCGACGTGCTCGCAGGACAGCGTGCGATGCGGGCCGAGATCCGCGACGTGGGTTACTGCCTGATGCTGGCCGCGCAGCTGCACGCGATCGCCACTGTCAGCATCCTGCCGGCGTCGGTGCCGCTCGTGTGCGTCGACCTGGACCCGGCCACGGTGACCCGGATCGTCGACCGCGGCACCAGCCGGGGCCGCGGCATCGTGACCGACGTCGGGCTCTTCCTCGAGCAGCTCGCGCTCGAGCTGGTGCCGGGCTACCCGCGCGACTGA
- a CDS encoding ROK family protein — protein MSEGVVVGVDIGGTKVLAGVVRADGSVTQTARRTTPGRRVVASQVEDALVAAVQDAAAGSLLAGVGVAAAGFVDSRGERVMFAPHLPWQGEPLRDLLEARLGCPVLLDNDANCAARAEAHHGAAGGASSALMITMGTGIGGAVLVGGEVLRGANGMAGEFGHMQVVPDGQPCECGRRGCWEQYSSGNALVRNARTLMAEQPSVLSDMSGGHPDRVTGPMVTAAAEEGDLVARRAFASVGDWLGVGTANLVAALDPEVVVIGGGVSAAGDKLLDPARAALRRTLVGAAHRSVPALVAARLGPEAGMVGAALLVAGPQSRG, from the coding sequence ATGAGCGAGGGCGTCGTGGTCGGTGTGGACATCGGTGGCACCAAGGTGCTGGCCGGCGTGGTCCGGGCCGACGGATCGGTGACCCAGACCGCGCGCCGTACGACACCGGGGCGGCGCGTCGTCGCCAGCCAGGTCGAGGACGCGCTGGTCGCCGCGGTCCAGGACGCGGCTGCGGGGAGCCTGCTCGCCGGTGTCGGGGTCGCCGCCGCCGGCTTCGTGGACTCGCGTGGCGAACGGGTGATGTTCGCACCGCACCTGCCGTGGCAGGGGGAGCCCCTGCGCGACCTGCTGGAGGCGCGCCTGGGCTGCCCGGTGCTGCTCGACAACGACGCCAACTGCGCGGCCCGTGCGGAGGCCCACCACGGCGCGGCCGGGGGAGCGTCGTCGGCGCTGATGATCACGATGGGCACCGGCATCGGCGGTGCCGTGCTCGTCGGCGGCGAGGTGCTCCGCGGCGCCAACGGCATGGCTGGGGAGTTCGGGCACATGCAGGTCGTCCCGGACGGCCAGCCCTGCGAGTGCGGACGCCGAGGCTGCTGGGAGCAGTACTCCTCCGGCAACGCCCTCGTCCGCAACGCCCGCACGCTGATGGCCGAGCAACCGTCGGTGCTGTCCGACATGAGCGGCGGCCACCCCGACCGGGTGACGGGACCGATGGTCACCGCGGCGGCCGAGGAGGGCGACCTCGTCGCGCGGCGCGCGTTCGCCTCCGTGGGGGACTGGCTCGGGGTGGGCACCGCGAACCTCGTGGCCGCGCTGGACCCCGAGGTGGTCGTGATCGGCGGTGGGGTGTCGGCGGCCGGCGACAAGCTGCTGGACCCGGCCCGGGCAGCGCTGCGGCGTACGCTCGTGGGCGCCGCGCACCGCAGCGTGCCCGCCCTCGTCGCCGCCCGTCTTGGGCCCGAGGCAGGCATGGTGGGAGCGGCGCTCCTGGTGGCCGGACCTCAGTCGCGCGGGTAG
- a CDS encoding TadE/TadG family type IV pilus assembly protein, with protein MEFALVVPLLAALLCGIIDYGLVFNDSVSTRNGIREAARQGVVSDFGSGATLETLKTQAKAEIGAITGTASVKIYVPGNKWERGAPLIVCASIPNPGLINFVPLPDNLRSRVEMSIETQTLPPSGALSTADTGDWSWC; from the coding sequence GTGGAGTTCGCGCTCGTCGTACCTCTTCTCGCTGCACTGCTCTGCGGGATCATCGACTACGGACTGGTCTTCAACGATTCAGTAAGCACCCGAAACGGGATTCGCGAAGCGGCCCGGCAGGGCGTTGTCTCCGACTTTGGGAGTGGCGCAACGCTCGAGACCCTGAAGACACAGGCCAAGGCGGAGATCGGGGCCATCACAGGCACTGCGTCTGTGAAGATCTATGTTCCCGGGAACAAGTGGGAGCGAGGCGCACCCCTCATCGTCTGCGCCTCGATTCCCAACCCAGGGTTGATCAATTTCGTCCCCTTGCCTGACAATCTTCGTTCGCGGGTCGAGATGTCGATCGAGACACAGACCTTGCCGCCCTCAGGGGCCCTCTCGACCGCGGATACCGGAGACTGGTCATGGTGCTGA
- a CDS encoding TadE/TadG family type IV pilus assembly protein yields MVLIPRSRTRSPRDERGAVLVLVAILAIVLFIVSALVVDLGMGRAERRTVQATADASALAGGNVLFAANPTTPDYNAARDAVKSYATQNLGLSNADWASCSDSTPLPISSGTPCISFEVTTSRARVRVVIPTRTVGTSFARVIGVNELAVSATARATIERDSASDCGLCVLGSGSTHDIQNGDVTVTGADIHFNGNVNASANGLVATNGEITVEGTATGPSSSYQPAPTTGANAIADPLEDYYERPDMSGLTAGSDPCTSGPGIYGDLTVNGGTCNLSPGLYVITGLWKMGGSGGTIAGTGVTLFFACGTTSSVTACAQGGEDGGTIDTGGNGVLSITAPTTGNYKGMALWFDRNNTEEAHLHGNGLGAFSGTIYGQSIELRMSGNGCSNTNALIIVKDLGFDGNPSCLTSTYVQGANVQLPPNNLHLDQ; encoded by the coding sequence ATGGTGCTGATCCCCCGGAGCCGCACTCGGAGCCCTCGCGACGAGCGCGGTGCTGTCCTAGTGTTGGTCGCCATCCTGGCCATCGTCCTGTTCATCGTGTCGGCGCTCGTTGTAGACCTGGGCATGGGCCGCGCCGAACGTCGAACCGTGCAAGCCACCGCCGACGCGTCCGCGCTGGCTGGGGGCAACGTTCTGTTCGCCGCGAACCCGACCACGCCGGACTACAACGCGGCACGAGACGCGGTCAAGAGCTACGCGACCCAGAACCTGGGGCTCTCGAATGCGGACTGGGCGTCGTGCTCCGACTCGACGCCGCTACCGATCAGTTCTGGGACACCGTGCATCTCCTTCGAGGTGACGACCTCACGAGCACGCGTACGAGTAGTGATCCCGACCCGCACCGTCGGCACCTCGTTCGCCCGCGTCATCGGAGTCAATGAACTCGCGGTGTCCGCGACGGCGCGGGCCACGATCGAGAGGGACAGTGCGAGCGACTGCGGCCTGTGCGTCCTCGGTAGTGGCTCGACGCACGACATCCAGAACGGTGACGTCACCGTCACGGGTGCAGACATCCACTTCAACGGCAATGTCAACGCATCTGCCAACGGGCTCGTGGCCACGAACGGCGAGATCACCGTCGAGGGCACTGCAACCGGTCCGTCGAGCAGCTATCAACCCGCGCCGACGACCGGCGCCAATGCCATCGCAGATCCGCTCGAGGACTACTACGAGCGCCCCGACATGTCCGGGCTCACGGCTGGGTCGGACCCGTGCACCTCGGGCCCCGGAATCTACGGAGATCTCACTGTCAACGGAGGTACGTGCAACCTGTCGCCGGGCCTCTATGTGATCACTGGCCTGTGGAAGATGGGCGGCTCCGGCGGCACCATCGCCGGCACTGGCGTGACCCTCTTCTTCGCGTGCGGCACCACCAGTTCGGTCACAGCGTGCGCGCAGGGCGGCGAGGACGGCGGCACGATCGACACCGGAGGCAATGGCGTGCTGTCGATCACGGCGCCGACGACGGGGAACTACAAGGGCATGGCGTTGTGGTTCGACCGCAACAACACTGAGGAGGCGCACCTGCACGGCAACGGGCTTGGCGCATTCTCCGGCACCATCTACGGCCAGTCCATCGAGCTCCGCATGAGCGGCAACGGGTGCAGCAACACCAACGCGCTGATCATCGTGAAGGATCTCGGGTTTGACGGCAACCCGTCATGCCTCACGTCCACCTACGTGCAGGGCGCCAACGTGCAGCTGCCGCCCAACAACCTGCACCTGGATCAGTGA
- a CDS encoding ArsA family ATPase encodes MRILLFTGKGGVGKSTLAAATACRTASAGHRTLVLSTDAAHSLADALDVLATSEPTEAAPNLWVQHVDAQQRFEQSWRDIQGYLLSVLDVAGVDPVAAEELTVIPGAEEVLALLEVRTQARSGEWDVLVVDCAPTAETLRLLALPEALGWYMTRVLPVERRVVKALKPVLSRAAGVPMPGDSVFDAIERLHAELDDVRTLLTGPDASVRLVLTPESVVLAEARRAYTFLTLFGYAVDAAVVNRVFPEGGADAWRTTWVRAQQQVLADAADSFAGLDLRTSVYRDIEPVGRAELLELAGAVYGGDDPLARRAGRPPLDVRQEAGGRVLALPLPLASRDDVRLARKGDELVVSVASYRRLLTLPPGLARLRVAGARVQDGELQVRFVDEETT; translated from the coding sequence GTGCGGATCCTCCTCTTCACCGGCAAGGGCGGCGTCGGCAAGTCGACGCTCGCCGCGGCCACGGCCTGCCGTACGGCGTCCGCCGGGCACCGGACCCTGGTGCTGTCTACGGACGCGGCGCACTCGCTGGCGGACGCCCTCGACGTCCTGGCCACGAGCGAGCCGACCGAGGCGGCGCCGAACCTCTGGGTGCAGCACGTCGACGCCCAGCAGCGCTTCGAGCAGTCGTGGCGCGACATCCAGGGTTACCTGCTGAGCGTGCTCGACGTGGCCGGGGTCGACCCTGTAGCCGCCGAGGAGCTGACCGTCATCCCGGGGGCCGAGGAGGTGCTGGCCCTCCTCGAGGTCCGGACCCAGGCGCGGTCGGGGGAGTGGGACGTCCTGGTTGTGGACTGCGCCCCGACGGCGGAGACGCTGCGCCTGCTCGCGCTGCCCGAGGCGCTCGGCTGGTACATGACGCGGGTGCTGCCCGTGGAGCGCCGCGTCGTGAAGGCCCTCAAGCCCGTGCTTTCGCGCGCGGCCGGCGTGCCGATGCCGGGCGACTCGGTCTTCGACGCCATCGAGCGCCTGCACGCCGAGCTCGACGACGTACGCACGCTCCTGACGGGGCCGGACGCGTCGGTGCGCCTCGTGCTGACCCCGGAGTCGGTGGTGCTCGCCGAGGCCCGCCGCGCCTACACCTTCCTCACGCTCTTCGGCTACGCCGTCGACGCGGCAGTGGTGAACCGCGTCTTCCCTGAGGGCGGGGCGGACGCCTGGCGTACGACCTGGGTCCGGGCGCAGCAGCAGGTGCTGGCCGACGCGGCCGACTCCTTCGCGGGGCTGGACCTGCGCACGTCGGTCTACCGCGACATCGAGCCGGTCGGCCGCGCCGAGCTGCTCGAACTGGCGGGCGCCGTCTACGGCGGTGACGACCCGCTGGCGCGACGGGCGGGACGCCCGCCCCTGGACGTACGCCAAGAGGCTGGCGGTCGTGTCCTGGCGCTGCCCCTGCCGCTGGCCAGCCGGGACGACGTACGCCTCGCGCGCAAGGGCGACGAGCTGGTCGTCTCGGTCGCGTCGTATCGTCGCCTGCTGACGCTTCCCCCCGGGCTGGCTCGGCTCCGCGTGGCGGGGGCGCGCGTGCAGGACGGGGAGCTCCAGGTCAGGTTCGTCGACGAGGAGACCACGTGA
- a CDS encoding SRPBCC family protein, translating to MAEQTSSSITIDAPPADVMAVIADFESYPEWAKGVQVAEVTEAGTGGRAEQVYFSLDVSPIKDEYTLAYDWDADREVTWTLVEGNMLKALDGAYTLVDHGDGSTEVTYRLALDVSIPLIGMLKRKGEKILIDTALKGLKKRVESL from the coding sequence ATGGCCGAACAGACCTCCTCGTCGATCACGATCGATGCTCCTCCGGCCGACGTCATGGCCGTCATCGCCGACTTCGAGTCCTACCCTGAGTGGGCCAAGGGCGTGCAGGTGGCCGAGGTGACCGAGGCCGGGACCGGCGGTCGTGCCGAGCAGGTCTACTTCTCCCTCGACGTCTCGCCCATCAAGGACGAGTACACCCTCGCCTACGACTGGGACGCCGACCGCGAGGTGACCTGGACCCTGGTCGAGGGCAACATGCTCAAGGCCCTCGACGGCGCCTACACGCTGGTCGACCACGGCGACGGCAGCACCGAGGTGACCTACCGCCTCGCCCTCGACGTGAGCATCCCGCTGATCGGTATGCTGAAGCGTAAGGGCGAGAAGATCCTCATCGACACCGCGCTGAAAGGCCTCAAGAAGCGCGTCGAGTCACTCTGA